GAAGATCGCGGCGGTGGAACCGAACTCCGGCGACATGTTGCCGATGGTGGCGCGGTTGGCGAGCGAGGTGGCGGCGACGCCCTCACCGTAGAACTCGACGAACTTGCCGACGACGCCGTGCTTGCGCAGCATCTCGGTGATCGTGAGCACGAGGTCGGTGGCGGTCGTGCCGGCCGGCAGCTCGCCGGTCAGCTTGAAGCCGACGACGCGCGGGATGAGCATGGAGACCGGCTGGCCGAGCATCGCGGCCTCGGCCTCGATGCCGCCGACGCCCCAGCCCAGCACGCCGAGGCCGTTGACCATCGTGGTGTGCGAGTCGGTGCCGACGAGGGTGTCGGGGTACGCCTGGCCGCCGCGGACCATGACCGTACGGGCCAGGTGCTCGATGTTGACCTGGTGCACGATGCCGGTGCCCGGGGGGACGACCTTGAACTCGTCGAAGGCGGTCTGGCCCCAGCGCAGGAACTGGTAGCGCTCCTTGTTGCGGCCGTACTCCAGCTCGACGTTCTGGGCGAAGGCGTCGTTGGTGCCGAACTTGTCGGCGATGACGGAGTGGTCGATGACCAGCTCGGCCGGGGCCAGCGGGTTGATCTTCGCCGGGTCGCCGCCGAGCTCCTTCACGGCCTCACGCATGGTGGCGAGGTCCACGACGCAGGGAACGCCGGTGAAGTCCTGCATGATCACGCGGGCCGGCGTGAACTGGATCTCCTGGCTCGGCTGGGCCTGGGAGTCCCAGCCGCCCAGTGCCCGGATGTGGTCGGCGGTGATGTTCGCGCCGTCCTCGGTGCGGAGGAGGTTCTCCAGCAGCACCTTCAGGCTGTACGGGAGGCGGGCGGAGCCCTCCACCTTGTCCAGCCGGAAGATCTCGTACGACTCGTCGCCCACGCGCAGCGTGCTGCGGGCGTCGAAGCTGTTCGCCGACACGACAGTCTCCTTCATCAATGTGCGCGTACTACCGCGCCGCGCCTCACTCACGGCGGGCGCCGTGTGGTGCCGCCTACGACCTCTCGCCGATCCGCTAAGGTAAGGGTTAGTTAGGTAACCCTTACCGGGCGGCGGCTGCGGTGCGCCTCGGCAGTTATCTCGATGTCGAGATAACTCTAGTACATCGCCGTCGAACGGTCATGCCCGGGAGCGGGGTGTCCGCCGTCGTCCGATCGAGGCGCGCGGCGGAGGACCCGGCCGCTTCGGGTTCCTCGCGCCCGCTGCCCGACCGCACGACGGGCCGGCCCGGGGGGTGCGCCTACCCTGCGCCCGAGGTGGACGGGGTCACCGTCGGCCTAACCCGCCCGTACGGCCCCGCCGGTCCGGCGTCGGACGGACGGGACGACCGGGACGACCGGGGACCACACGCGGCACCACTGCGCGGCGCCCCACTCCTCGAACCGTTCCACCTCGGTGCGGTCTGGGTGCGGGGCACCACCGGCTCACCGGGGAGGACCTCGGCGAACCGACCGAGCACCGCGGCACACGCCTCGCGGCCGTACCGGCCGGAATGCCCCTGAGCCGCGCGGAACCGCTCGACGCCGTCGTACGGGGACGACGAGGCCGGGCGTCGCCTCCCTCACGGGCTGCAAGCGGGGCGACGTCACTCCTTGGACCCCAGAAGCCGGTCAAGTGTCCGGCGCCCCATCGCGCTCATCGCCGGATTGCTCTCGACGTAGTACCAGACAAGCCCCATCGCCTGTTCGAACGCCCATGCCTTGCCGCGCTCCCACTCCAGATCGTCACGGACCAGGGCCCGCCGGAGCACTTCCCGCGGGCCCGACCGCAACAGGTGCCAGGCACTGACCAGATCCAGCGCGGGGTCGGCCGGGCCGAAGCCACCGGTGTCGAGTACGCCGCCGAGCCGGCCTCCCGCGACCAGTACGTTGCCGGGAATCAGGTCACCATGACTCATCACCTCCGCACCTGTGCGAGGCAGTTCCCGGAAGCGGCTCCACATCCGGCGCAGTCGGGGCACGTCGAGCAGCCCCTCGCTCTCCTCGAAGCACTTCGCCATCCAGTCGTCGTGGTGAGCGAGAACGCCGCCGCGGTTCTCACCGCTGAAACGCCGCCCCTTCGTCCCGGCGGTCCGCAGGGCCGCGACGAAGGCCGCAAGGTCCTCGGCGAAAGCGTCCGACCCACTCGGGTCGGCGTCGAAGGCGGTGGTTCCCGGCAGCCACGTCTGGACCGACCACGGCATGGGGTAACCCGCGCCGGGCTTTCCCAGGGCGACGGGTTCCGGAACGGGGAACCGGGACACCTGCGCCAGCTCCGCACTCGCCCGGGCTTCCCGTTCCAGAGCCTCCAGCGCCTCCCCGGCATCGGCCGGACGCAGCGGAAAACGCGCGGAGAGGTCGTCGCCGACGCGGAAGATGGCGTGGACCGTACCGGTCGACGCCACTGGCCGGATCACCCTGCCGTGCCACTGAGGGAACTGCTCTCGGATCAGGGTCGCGACGACGTGCGTGGTCACGTCCACTTGGTCATCGTGCATGGTCATGCTCGCGGGTCCTTCCAGCAGTCCGGTTCGCGTGGCCGGAAGCGGATCGGACCGACCTGGACGCTGCGGGTTCGGGTGGTGGCCGGAGCGGGACCGGCCCGCCCCGGCGCGCGCGGGCCGTTCCCGGCCGTCCTTCTCCGGGAGGTCTTCGCGACGCCGGTGTCACTGACGGCCGACGGATACGGCCGGTGACCGGCTTGGACACGCGCCCTGCGCGTTGACCGGCTTGGACACGCCCTCGGGCCGGTGACCGGCACGAGACGCTTCCCGCTGGACGGTCAGGGGCGGCGCAGGCCGAAGCGCCGGGTCCAGGTGGCCATGTCGGCGGTGGACGCGTTGCCGCCGCAGACCACCAGACCGAGTCTGGCCTGGTCACCGACGCGTTCCAGCACCCGGCGCGCTGCGGGCAGCAGGCATCCGGCGGCTGGTTCGGCCCAGACCTTCGCGTGCTCGGCCAGGTCGAGAGAGCCCTGGACGGCCTCGGCGTCGGTCACGGTGAGGACGTCGGTGACGAGCGCGGAGACGTGCTCGTGGGTGAGTGGTGAGGCGCTGGGGGCGCTCAGCGTCGAGACGATCGAGGAGAGTTCGACCGGAACCGGTCCGCCGGATGCCAGGGCCGCCGACATGGCTCCCGCGCCTTCCGTTTCCACGCCCCAGACACGTACCCCCGGCCGGTGCGCGTGCAGCGCGGTGGCGATCCCCGAGACGAGTCCCCCGCCGCCGATGCTGACCAGTACGTCGGTGAGCTCCCCGGCGTCCTCCGCGAGTTCCAGGCCGACCGTGCCCTGGGCCGCGATGACGACGGGGTCGTCGAAGGGGTGGACCGGAGTGAGGCCTTTGGCCCGTTGTTCGTCCACGAGGGCGAATGCTTCGCCCATGGTGTCGGTGAGGATGACGTTCGCTCCGGCGGCCGCGGCGATGTCCACGGCCCGGCCGGGGGCGGACCGCGGCATGATGATGGTCGCTTCGACGTCCAGGGCGCCGGCCATGACCGCGACCGCGATGCCGTGGTTGCCGCCGCTCACCGCGACGACCCCGGCGGCCCGTTCGGTCGCGCCGAGCGCGAGCAGCTTCGCCGTCGCGCCGCGCACCTTGAACGATCCGGTGCGCTGGAGCAGTTCCAGTTTCGTGGTGACCTGGGCGCCCAGCAGGGCGGAGAGCCCGGGGCTCGGCACCGTCGGGGTCCGTACGACGTGCCCGGCGATCCGCGCGGCCGCGGCTTCCACGTCAGCAACAGTAATCAGCACGTCCGCCCCCGCCGTCCGATCCGAACTGAGGTGACCGGGATCCGCGTCGTCCTCGGCAGGAAGGCGGTGGCCACGCGCCCTCGCACCGGGATCCGCCGCGCGGCGACTGAATCATCCTACGCCGCGCAGCCCCGGCCGCCCCTGGCCGGACCCCGGTGCCCTCCTGCCGCAACCCGTCGCGGCTCGGGCGGACATCGCCACCGGCGACCGGGCGGCGCGATCCGGCGCGACGGCGTCCGCCGGCGCCGACCCTGCATCCTCCGCGACGGAGCACGACGGCTCGACGGCCCGCCGACCGCCCGACCGCCCGACCGCCCGACCGCTCGACCGCTCGACCGAGACGTGTATCGCGATATAGCGTAGGTCTTCCTCCCGCGCTGCCGACGCGCGTCGCGGAGGCCCTTGGACAGGATCCTTCGACCACACCGGGACGGAAGCATGCCGGGAGAGATTTCGCCTGTTCCACCCACCGGGAAGCACCCCGGTCCAAGCCCCTCGCCCGAGTTGCGGGCGTCCCATGCGGACCGGGACCGCGTGGTGGACATGCTGACCG
The DNA window shown above is from Streptomyces sp. NBC_00247 and carries:
- a CDS encoding aminoglycoside phosphotransferase family protein yields the protein MTMHDDQVDVTTHVVATLIREQFPQWHGRVIRPVASTGTVHAIFRVGDDLSARFPLRPADAGEALEALEREARASAELAQVSRFPVPEPVALGKPGAGYPMPWSVQTWLPGTTAFDADPSGSDAFAEDLAAFVAALRTAGTKGRRFSGENRGGVLAHHDDWMAKCFEESEGLLDVPRLRRMWSRFRELPRTGAEVMSHGDLIPGNVLVAGGRLGGVLDTGGFGPADPALDLVSAWHLLRSGPREVLRRALVRDDLEWERGKAWAFEQAMGLVWYYVESNPAMSAMGRRTLDRLLGSKE
- a CDS encoding threonine/serine dehydratase — translated: MITVADVEAAAARIAGHVVRTPTVPSPGLSALLGAQVTTKLELLQRTGSFKVRGATAKLLALGATERAAGVVAVSGGNHGIAVAVMAGALDVEATIIMPRSAPGRAVDIAAAAGANVILTDTMGEAFALVDEQRAKGLTPVHPFDDPVVIAAQGTVGLELAEDAGELTDVLVSIGGGGLVSGIATALHAHRPGVRVWGVETEGAGAMSAALASGGPVPVELSSIVSTLSAPSASPLTHEHVSALVTDVLTVTDAEAVQGSLDLAEHAKVWAEPAAGCLLPAARRVLERVGDQARLGLVVCGGNASTADMATWTRRFGLRRP